The Myotis daubentonii chromosome 21, mMyoDau2.1, whole genome shotgun sequence genome window below encodes:
- the LOC132223053 gene encoding ski oncogene-like translates to MEAAAGGRGGFQPHPGLQKTLEQFHLSSMSSLGGLAAFSARWAQEAYKKEGAKEAGAAAVPAPVPAAAEPPPVLHLPAIQPPPPVLPGPFFMPSDRSTERCETVLEGETISCFVVGGEKRLCLPQILNSVLRDFSLQQINSVCDELHIYCSRCTADWLEILKVMGILPFSAPSCGLITKTDAERLCNALLYGGVYPPPCKKELAASLALGLELRERSVRVYHECFGKCKGLLVPELYSSPSAACIQCLDCRLMYPPHKFVVHSHKALENRTCHWGFDSASWRAYILLSQDYTGKEEQARLGRCLDDVKEKFDYGNKYKRRVPLVSSEPPVSIRKTDDAPSQHPTSSEKDKQSSWLRTLASSSSKSLGCAHPRQRLSAFRPWSPAVSASDKELSPHLPALIRDSFYSYKSFETGVAPNVAVAPPAQQKVVSSPPSATIVSRAPEPLATCIQPRKRKLAVDMPGATETQAPTVTPEDDKDSEAEVEVESREEFTSSLSSLSSPSFTTSPLFTTLGTGTSQVPPPRKPHPEQ, encoded by the exons atggaggcggcggcgggcggtCGCGGCGGCTTCCAGCCGCACCCGGGGCTGCAGAAGACGCTGGAGCAGTTCCACCTGAGCTCCATGAGCTCGCTGGGCGGCCTGGCCGCCTTCTCGGCGCGCTGGGCGCAGGAGGCCTACAAGAAGGAGGGCGCCAAGGAAGCGGGCGCGGCCGCGGTGCCGGCGCCGGTCCCTGCGGCCGCCGAGCCGCCGCCCGTGCTGCACCTGCCCGCCATCCAGCCGCCGCCGCCCGTGCTGCCCGGGCCCTTCTTCATGCCGTCCGACCGCTCCACCGAGCGCTGCGAGACCGTCCTGGAGGGCGAGACCATCTCGTGCTTCGTGGTGGGCGGCGAGAAGCGCCTGTGCCTGCCGCAGATCCTCAACTCGGTGCTGCGCGACTTCTCGCTGCAGCAGATCAACTCGGTGTGCGACGAGCTGCACATCTACTGCTCGCGCTGCACGGCCGACTGGCTGGAGATCCTCAAAGTCATGGGCATCCTGCCCTTCTCGGCGCCCTCGTGCGGGCTCATCACCAAGACGGACGCGGAGCGCCTGTGCAACGCGCTGCTCTACGGAGGCGTCTACCCGCCGCCCTGCAAGAAGGAGCTGGCCGCCAGCCTGgcgctgggcctggagctgcgCGAGCGCAGCGTGCGCGTGTACCACGAGTGCTTCGGCAAGTGCAAGGGGCTGCTGGTGCCCGAGCTCTACAGCAGCCCGAGCGCCGCCTGCATCCAGTGCCTCGACTGCCGCCTCATGTACCCGCCGCACAAGTTCGTGGTGCACTCGCACAAGGCCCTGGAGAACCGGACCTGCCACTGGGGCTTCGACTCCGCCAGCTGGCGGGCCTACATCTTGCTGAGCCAGGACTACACAGGCAAGGAGGAGCAGGCCCGCCTGGGCCGCTGCCTGGACGACGTGAAGGAGAAGTTCGACTACGGCAACAAGTACAAGCGGCGGGTGCCCCTGGTCTCCTCTGAGCCCCCCGTCTCCATCCGAAAAACAGACGAtgctccctcccagcaccccacGTCTTCTGAGAAGGACAAACAGTCCAGCTGGCTGCGGACCCTGGCCAGCTCCTCCAGCAAGAGCCTGGGCTGTGCTCACCCTCGCCAGCGCCTCTCCGCCTTCCGACCCTGGTCCCCTGCCGTCTCTGCCAGTGACAAGgagctctccccccacctcccagccctgatTCGCGACAGCTTTTACTCCTACAAGAGCTTCGAGACCGGTGTGGCCCCCAACGTGGCCGTGGCCCCACCGGCCCAGCAGAAGGTGGTGAGCAGCCCGCCAAGTGCCACCATCGTCTCCCGGGCCCCCGAGCCCCTCGCCACCTGCATCCAGCCGCGGAAGCGGAAGTTGGCAGTGGACATGCCTGGGGCCACAGAGACACAGGCGCCCACAGTCACCCCGGAGGACGACAAGGACtcagaggcagaggtggaggtggagagcagagaggaattCACCTCCTCCCTGTCCTCGCTCTCCTCTCCGTCCTTTaccacatcacctttattcacta ccttggggaccggcACCTCTCAGGTTCCGCCGCCCAGGAagccgcatccagaacagtga